Sequence from the Anas acuta chromosome 24, bAnaAcu1.1, whole genome shotgun sequence genome:
TCCCTcgccctttttctttctgtcaaaCAGGAAACGTTGAAGCCGCAGCCCCGGTTCCTGTCCTGCTGGCGGGCGGGGAGGCCGGGGGTGCGCGCGCCTGGCACGGGGAGACCGGGTTATCTTGGGGTGCCAAAGGCTGCGGCTTCCCTCCATGCAGAGCCAGCGGCTATCTCTTGGGCCATCTCCCTTTATCGCTCTCTGACACTTGGAGGCTGAGCACTGGTCCCAGGAGCTGCCTGTGGCACCGGCTGACCGAATCTCTCCAGGCTGCTTTGGGGTAAAGAAATCCAGACTTAGCCAAGTGCAGTAATGCTATTATTTGAAGGCCTCTTGCAGAttggaaggagaagaaaaaaaaaaaaagtatatttaagcAGCTGAGGGGAGGTCACAAATGGCAGAAATTCATTAAGGTCTTTAGAGAAGTGAAAGCTGTGTTAATGCAAATCATGCAGCAAGGTTGGTTTAACCAGCTGCATGCTGATAAGGGCTCTGCGCATACTCAAGTGGAGAAGGAACAAAATTCAAACTAGAGATGCTATAAAGGAATgtaaggtttattttttccacagaccATCCTAGAGaggatacaggaaaaaaatattccatttcaAAGACCCTCTCCTGTGGCTTTCTCTGGGCATTTTGCACGGGTTGGCCTAAATCCCTGTTCAGGAGCCCGGTCCCCTTTGCCCTCAACCCATGCAGTTCTGATTTATAATCCTCTTCCCAAGTCTAAATaactcttgctttttttttttttttttccaaaaaatatctaattttaaTTAGGTCACTGAAGATTTTCATGTTTCAGTCAAGCCATTCTGAATCCTATCATCTTTCCCTcagaagcaggaggctgtgttctgCGGGCCCAGTTGCCTTTCATGTTAATTACCTTTTACTTAATCCCCCCTTTGAGAGGGATGCAATGAAATGCAGAGAACACGTGCAGCGAAGCACACGGCCTGAGCATGCTTCCCAAACCCCTCTCTGTTTCCAGCCTtgtggatttctggatttttttggcttttgtggAGCCAGGGGAAGAGAATGGCTGGCGAGGGGGAGCCCTGCTGCACACTCCTCTTGATCAGCAGAGGCCAGCTACAAGCGTCCTAACTAAAAGAGATGTTTTTGTGCCATGTCGTTGTTTTCTGGTGTCCCATCTTGCGTGGGCAGGTCCGGAGGGGCCCCAtgttcccagctgtgctgtcttCACAAAGCGTCCCCATGTGCCGTTTTGGGGTGGGTTTTTCTGCAGACACCGCTGTGCATGGGGCGCGTCAGTGCGGGGCCACCCCGGGCACTTGGAACCGCACTAACGCCCCGACCCCGGGGAGCCGGCCGGGGGCACCCTGGCGCCGTGGGATGGCGGTGCTCTCTGGACGTTTTCCACGACGATGTTGCTCCTGATGAGGGTGTCAAGAAAGCCGGGGGCCAGGCCACGCAGGAGCAGCATCCCGGTCACGATGCCGGGTGGGTAGTGCAGCTCGTGCTGGCGCAGGGCCCCGCTGCGGATGATCTCCAGCGCACACTCCTCCTTGGGCGACGGGGCTGCCTTGATGGCGTGTGAGACCGCCTGCACGGCGCTGTCTGggggggcagagcagagagctcGGTCACAgcggggctgctgcgggcaccGGGGTGCCTGTAGCTTCCCCTAACAAACCCCTAAATGCTGGGGATTGGGTCTGCTAGGGTGTGGAATAGCTGCAAAGCAATAGCAATATCCTTCccattcctttccctttcctgatGATAAATCCCCACCTCCCGTGAGTTTACTGCAAAGGTAGCAGAGAcaaaggttgttttgttttgttgttgttgtttgttgttttttttagtgCTGAGACTCCATTTCCCAAATTGCACAGGGCAGAGGGCTGGTGAAGCCCCGCactggtggtgctgggctcGGCTCCACCTGGACGTGCCCTCCACAAGCCACGAGCCCCGGTGGCATTGAGCTTACCGGTGTCAATGTAGCCCAGGATGCAGAGCGTGATGGAAACATTGACGTTTTCTATGATGAACTCATGTCGCAAGGAGCTGAAAAATCCATCCAAGGCGAACTTTGTTGCAGAATAGGGAGCAGCAAACGGGCCAGGGGCTTTACCTGGGGCAAAGGCACAAGATCAGTGTTCACGTGTGCTGGGCAAGTACAAAGTGTCACGGCTCTCCCCTCCTCTTGCCCTTCAAGTAGCTATGATTGTGTGATACAGGATCTCTGAGGGCAGGGGCTGTAAAAGCCCAGAGCACTTGTATCATGCATCCAGGATGTCAGCCAGCTGCTGACGCTGGGTTCCTGCTGGGGTGGCTCAGCCTTACGgcccttttccctgcagcaggcagagggagggacGTGGCATGGAGAGCCTGGCCCCTCGTGTGCCCACCTGCCACAGACGAAACGACGACGATGTTGCCCTCGCTCTCCTTCAGCATGGGTAGGGCAGTCACGGTCATCGCCACGTAGCTGAGGAAGTTGGTCTCCAGGAGCTTTCGTATGTGGTCCACATCCCCATCAAAGTAGTTGAAGTAAGAGTGGCCGATGTGATTCAGGATGAGCATATCGAGGCCTCCTGGAAGCAGAGCACTTTTGCTAGTGGCAGCCAGCATCTCAGAACAAAGCTGCTTTCTGGTGGCTGGGACGGCCCCGAAATGTGGTGTGGGAGAGGAGGGACGGCACCCACCACTCACCCCAGGTGTTCTCGGCCTCCTTCACCACCTCCTCGGCGAACGCCATGTCCTCCATGGAGCCGCTCACGAAGCGGGCGGACGCTGCACCCAGCTCCCGGCACCGCTCCACGACCTGCGGCGAGAGCGGCGCTGGCGAGGGGATTGGGGCGGGCAGGCAGCGCCTCTGCCTGTCCCACAGCATCCCCCCACCTTCAGAGGGGAGACATTGCTCAAGGAAAGTTTCTGCAGTGACTTAATGTCCCCCCTGagctaaatatttaatgtttgtaAGCAGGAATATGACTGCTGAAGTTCGATTCTGTGGCACAGTGGAAGCACCCGCCGCCTGCTGCCTGCGCTCACCTTCTGCAGCTTGGCCTCCGTCCGCGCGGTGACCAGGACGTGGGCCCCCATGCGTGCCAGGTGGTACGCCATCTGCTCCCCGATGCCGCTGCTGGCTCCCGTCACGATGACCCGCTTCCCCCGGAGCATCTCTGGAGAGGACGCAGAGCTCAGAGCCGTGCACGGCCTGCGCTGCCCAGGCCCCTGCAGGCGGCTCCTCCGTGCAGCCGCTGGTGCGGaccctgcctgggctgcagctgggtttGAACAGGCTCGAGCTGTGTCCAGCCCGGTCAGGAACTACTTTTGGAAATGCTAAGAGCTGACAATCATTCATGGCAAggattaaatgtttaaaattggTAACTGCATGTTTCCTAAACTAATTA
This genomic interval carries:
- the LOC137843903 gene encoding 11-beta-hydroxysteroid dehydrogenase 1-like; amino-acid sequence: MGLLLKVILPLMGLGLAVYFYSAPENFNEEMLRGKRVIVTGASSGIGEQMAYHLARMGAHVLVTARTEAKLQKVVERCRELGAASARFVSGSMEDMAFAEEVVKEAENTWGGLDMLILNHIGHSYFNYFDGDVDHIRKLLETNFLSYVAMTVTALPMLKESEGNIVVVSSVAGKAPGPFAAPYSATKFALDGFFSSLRHEFIIENVNVSITLCILGYIDTDSAVQAVSHAIKAAPSPKEECALEIIRSGALRQHELHYPPGIVTGMLLLRGLAPGFLDTLIRSNIVVENVQRAPPSHGARVPPAGSPGSGR